The nucleotide sequence AATACTTCTTATGGCCTCGCATGCGATATCCACTATACGCATGTTTTTTTCTATGATTTTTTTCATATTATAATATTGATCTTTTATCTCTACCAGAATGGTATTTTGTCCATATAAAGCATTTAATTGTTCAGCTATCTCCAGCATAGTTGATTTTCTGTCCTCAAGACAATTTTCGTCGAAATCCCTTAGAATGTAATGTAAGACAGTTTTTTCAACACTGCCTTCTATGTTGTTTAAATGATAATATCCCTGGTAGCCTTCTGTTTTTTCGGGTACTTCATCTTTTGGCAGTTTTCCGGCGTATTCCATTGCTATAGTTATAGAATTTCTCATTTTACCTTTAGCAGACCCCGGATGAACGTTTAAGCCATTCACGGTGACAACTGCAGCTGCTGCGTTAAAGTTTTCATATTCAATGCCACCTGCTGCACCGCCATCTACAGTATAGGCCACATCAGCATTAAATTTTTTTACGTCAAATTTATCGACACCACGGCCTATTTCTTCATCGGGTGTAAAGCATATTCGAATGGTTCCATGTTCGATCTCAGGGTGGTTTATCAAATACTCGCAGGCTGTGATGATCTCTGCGATTCCCGCCTTATCGTCAGCACCCAACAATGTGGTACCGTCGGTGGCTATAATGGTATGCCCTATGTAACTTTTTAACTCAGGAAAATCAGAAGGTGATAATATAATATTCTTTTCACTATTTAAGATTATGTCATTACCGTCATAGTTTTCTATGATTTTAGGATTTACGTTTTTACCAGACATGTCAGGACTTGTATCCATATGGGCTATAAAACCCACCGTGGGTACCTTTTTGCTTGTATTTGAAGGCAATGTGGCCATTACATATCCATTCTCGTCTACCTCTACATCTTTTAGACCAATTTTTATAAGTTCTTTTGCCAGATCATGAGCAAATACCAACTGGCCTTTAGTGCTTGGGTACGTAGTAGCGTTTTCGTTGGATTGGGTATCATATTTTACATATCTTAGAAATAGCTCGACAACTTTTTCCATGCAAATCCTCCTTACTTTATTTTATATTCAAAATTATATACTAAGTTTGATCTTACTGCAAAAATCTCATCTTTCATTGTGAATAAGTTGTTGGCGGTTTATATGTGTGTTATAATAAAAAAAGTAAAGCAATAAAATGAAGTGGGGAGTATTTATCATGCCCGATAAATTAGATATAAGCGTCTTAAAACCGCTTAATGAAACCAGATACCTTACGGCAGAAAATGCCTCCAGGTATCGTCTTATTATGAGGTATTTCTATGATCAATATCAGAAATTTAAGTATTGGATGTATAAAGAGGATGTCTACGAGTATGTTATACAATTCGATATTTTTAATGATTATACTTTGGAACGGTGCGAACAGGATTTAAAAATGCTTACTGATTGGAAAAACCTCATTGCAACTCAGGATACAAGTAAGGCCTCTACTCTTGAAGAATTTAAAAACAAAAAATTCCGATATCAGTTGAGTCCTTATTCTATTGAGATTGAAAGAATGACTATAAGACTTGAAAGCATTAGAGGGTACGGTGGTTCTCTAGAACCTTCGCTTTTTGAACGGATATATAAAAATATTTTAAAGGTAAAGGAAATGTCAGAGGAAAAAGATCTGCAAGCTGTAAACAGATGGTGGGAAGACCTCAACAGTGATTTTGAAAATATATACCATAATGCTACCGATTATATAGCGAGTTTGCAAAGTTCCGGCGCCGATGAGCTTATGAGGACTGAAGCTTTTATTTTATACAAAGACAAGCTTATTGAATATTTAAGGGATTTTATAAAAGATCTTCAGAGATTTTCGCTGGCTATCGAAGGATTTTTGAAAAATGTAGATAAAGATATGGTAAATGTGGTATTGAATAAGGTAATTCAGTATCAAATGAGCATACCAAGGTTAGAACATGAGCTCAGGGAAGAAGATATTAAGCAAAATATTATAGATAGATGGAATAATATATCTCTGTGGTTTACAGGCCGAGGTGGTGAGGAGAGTGAGGCGTATAGGCTTTTGAATATTTCCAGCGAAATAATCAGGAGAATAACTATGTATGCTTCCAGGATCGCAGAAAACCGAATGCGCATGGTTAGTCGCAAAAATGATTATTTAAAGCTATCGAGGATATTTGCAAATACAGAAGATATAAAGAAAGCACACCTCTTATCTGCGGCTGTTTTTGGCGTTTTTAATACAAGGCACCTTTGGGGCGATATGGAACGAAAGACAGACAGTATAACCTCTAGCGTGTGGCGAGAATCTCCTTTTGTAATTACAATAAAGCCCAAGACCAGGAATTATAACAGGTCGTTAAGAACTAGCGGTATTGTCGATAGGAGCAAAAGTAAAATACAGACACAGCTGGAATATTTACAAGGTAAACAATATGAAAAAGAAGTCATTTTGAGTTATATAAAAGATGATAGGATATGCTTTAAAGATTTACCTATAGTACCACCTTTTGTCAGGACCACGTTGCTTAAGTGGGTAAGTAGAGCTATGGGAAATAGTCAATATAAGGGTAAAACTGAAGATGGAAGAACATATAGGGTTATTATACCCGAAAACGGCGAAAGAATCATCTTGAAGTGCACTGATGGAAACTTGGATATGCCTGCTATGGTGATAGAATTTGAAAATAAGGGTGATAATATTGGAAGAGGTGAAAATCTTACTGGAAAACTTCTGGATTACCAGGGATGATAAGGATACCTTTAACAGGATAAGGGACAATGAGCCAGCCATTAGGGCCTTTGTTGAAGAAAAGTTGGGCTACAGGCTTATTGTCAACCCATATCTGATTAAACTAGAAAAAATACCAGCTGAACCTGAAGAATGGATGGGTATACAGACTTTTCAGTCACCTATGGATTATGCTTTTTTCTGCCTTTTGTTAGCTTTTTTAGAAGACAAGGGACCAGAGGATCAGTTTGTTCTATCTAATGTCACTGAGTATATAGAAACCCAATATCAGGGACCGGAAAAAGTTGATTGGACATTGTTTCAGCAGAGAAAATCTCTGGTAAGGGTTTTAAACTTTGCTGTAGAGATGGGCATGATCGTAGTAGATGATGGCAGCCATGAGAGGTTTTCTGATAATAGGGAAACAGAGGTTTTGTACGAAAACACCGGATTGTCCAGGTATTTTATGCGGTCCTTGAACAAGGATATAAATGAAGACATATCTATTCAAGAACTTTTGGATGAAGAAAGAGAAAATGCAAGAAGGCATAAGGCTTATCGTAAGCTCATCCTATCACCGGCGGTATACAGCAACGGTCCTGATGACGATGTCTTTAATTATATCAAAAACTACAGAAATACAATAGAAAAAGACGTTGAAGAAAACCTGGATGCTCGCCTTCACATTCACAAGACTTCTGCATTTCTCATATTTAATGACAATAAATACATGAAGGCTTATTTACCCGATAAAAATAGCAATATTTCCGACATTGTATTGCAGATATGTTCTATCATAAGAGAAAAAGTCGAGGCAGGACAGCTCAATGTAAATAGCGATGACAGTATAACTTTGACAGAAACCGAATTTTATGGCATCATCGAAGCTGTAAAAGAAAAATTCAGCCAAGGGTGGTATAAATCTTATAGGGAAAAAAGCATTAATCAACTTTCAAATGAAATAATAGAAGAAATGCAATTGTGGAAGATGATTATGTGGGACGAAAAACTGCATTCTTTTACTATTTTACCTATAGCAGCTAAACTTATAGGTGAGTATCCCGAGGATTTTGAT is from Caldanaerobius fijiensis DSM 17918 and encodes:
- the pepT gene encoding peptidase T — translated: MEKVVELFLRYVKYDTQSNENATTYPSTKGQLVFAHDLAKELIKIGLKDVEVDENGYVMATLPSNTSKKVPTVGFIAHMDTSPDMSGKNVNPKIIENYDGNDIILNSEKNIILSPSDFPELKSYIGHTIIATDGTTLLGADDKAGIAEIITACEYLINHPEIEHGTIRICFTPDEEIGRGVDKFDVKKFNADVAYTVDGGAAGGIEYENFNAAAAVVTVNGLNVHPGSAKGKMRNSITIAMEYAGKLPKDEVPEKTEGYQGYYHLNNIEGSVEKTVLHYILRDFDENCLEDRKSTMLEIAEQLNALYGQNTILVEIKDQYYNMKKIIEKNMRIVDIACEAIRSIGLTPKITPIRGGTDGARLSYMGLPTPNIFTGGHNSHGKYEYVTVYEMKKAVETIIKIAELWAKI
- a CDS encoding TIGR02677 family protein, translated to MPDKLDISVLKPLNETRYLTAENASRYRLIMRYFYDQYQKFKYWMYKEDVYEYVIQFDIFNDYTLERCEQDLKMLTDWKNLIATQDTSKASTLEEFKNKKFRYQLSPYSIEIERMTIRLESIRGYGGSLEPSLFERIYKNILKVKEMSEEKDLQAVNRWWEDLNSDFENIYHNATDYIASLQSSGADELMRTEAFILYKDKLIEYLRDFIKDLQRFSLAIEGFLKNVDKDMVNVVLNKVIQYQMSIPRLEHELREEDIKQNIIDRWNNISLWFTGRGGEESEAYRLLNISSEIIRRITMYASRIAENRMRMVSRKNDYLKLSRIFANTEDIKKAHLLSAAVFGVFNTRHLWGDMERKTDSITSSVWRESPFVITIKPKTRNYNRSLRTSGIVDRSKSKIQTQLEYLQGKQYEKEVILSYIKDDRICFKDLPIVPPFVRTTLLKWVSRAMGNSQYKGKTEDGRTYRVIIPENGERIILKCTDGNLDMPAMVIEFENKGDNIGRGENLTGKLLDYQG
- a CDS encoding TIGR02678 family protein, with translation MEEVKILLENFWITRDDKDTFNRIRDNEPAIRAFVEEKLGYRLIVNPYLIKLEKIPAEPEEWMGIQTFQSPMDYAFFCLLLAFLEDKGPEDQFVLSNVTEYIETQYQGPEKVDWTLFQQRKSLVRVLNFAVEMGMIVVDDGSHERFSDNRETEVLYENTGLSRYFMRSLNKDINEDISIQELLDEERENARRHKAYRKLILSPAVYSNGPDDDVFNYIKNYRNTIEKDVEENLDARLHIHKTSAFLIFNDNKYMKAYLPDKNSNISDIVLQICSIIREKVEAGQLNVNSDDSITLTETEFYGIIEAVKEKFSQGWYKSYREKSINQLSNEIIEEMQLWKMIMWDEKLHSFTILPIAAKLIGEYPEDFDKGEDYDE